CGCTCTTTATCGCCGACGGCTACCACACGCAGGAGGACATCCCCGAGGACATGGGGCTGACCGAGGACTACCGGCTCGACTGGGACGTGCCGGCCGACGTCGACGGTCACCGGATCTGGTACACCGGTGCCGTCGGTACCGAGGACCTGATGGCCGACGTCGTCCTCGAGCGGGCGGCCGACGCCGGAGCCGACATCGGCGACGCCCGCGAGGCGGTTCGCGAACTCGCCGCCTCGGTCGCCGAGACCGAGGCCGAGACGAACGCCGGAGCGGGCGCGGGGGACTGACGCGTGCCGGTGGCGACGGCAACCCTCGACGCGCTGCTCGAACGCGCAGCGTCGGGCATCGCGTTCGACGGCTTGCGAATCGACGAAACGGACGGCGAGTACGTCCTCGAGACGCCGGCAAACGAGTGGACCGATCTCGACGAATCCACCCTCGGGCAGGCGCTCGAGTCGGCCGAGGAGTACGTCACGAACTGGCGCTACTGGCAGGAGACCGTCGGCGGCGAGGGGACCGCCCGACGCGCGTTCCTCCGGTGGTGCGAGCGGGCCCCGCTCGCGGACGCCGAGGCGGGTGACGCGTCCGCCCCCTGGAACGACGACGATGACGGCGGTGATCCCGTCGGCGCTGACGCGACCGCACTCGCGGTCCCCGAACGTTACGACGCGCTCCGCGACGGGATCGATCGCGAGTGGGGACAGCTCGCGATTACGGCTCGCTTCGTCGACGTCGACGATCCCGACGGCGAACGCGTTTACGACCTGTGGCACGTCGACGACGCCGACAGCGACATCGCCGACCTCGAGGTCTACGACGACCCGCGGGACGCGCGGGAACTCGCGACCGAGGACGAGGACGGTCGCTACCGGCCGCTGAAGACCGCACCGACGCTGTCCGCGGGCTGGGCGTTTACCGGCCTCTCGGGCGACGACCTCGTCGAGACGGTCGAGTTCTTCTATCCAGCGACGGTCGCCAACTGGCACCGGGAACTGCGCGGGACCCTCGACGTCGACCACTGGCTCGAGACCGCCGAGCGACAGACCGGCATCTACGACGTCGTCGACGAACTCCCCCGGGAGGCCGTCGAGTGGCTGACCGAGGCCTGCTGCGTCGACTCCCAGTGTCTGCGCCGGCGGGAGTGGCAGTACGAGGCGGGCGACGACCTCGACGGCGACGGCGGCGACGGTCCGTTCCCCTGTCGGGAACCGTGCTCGCTCGTGATCGCCGCCGCTCGCAAGTGGGCCACCCTCGAGTCCGAGGACGAACACACCTACGAACTCGAGTTGACGACCAGCGAGCTGAACCAGCTCGAGGAGCTGATCGACGC
The Natrinema salaciae genome window above contains:
- a CDS encoding DR2241 family protein; amino-acid sequence: MPVATATLDALLERAASGIAFDGLRIDETDGEYVLETPANEWTDLDESTLGQALESAEEYVTNWRYWQETVGGEGTARRAFLRWCERAPLADAEAGDASAPWNDDDDGGDPVGADATALAVPERYDALRDGIDREWGQLAITARFVDVDDPDGERVYDLWHVDDADSDIADLEVYDDPRDARELATEDEDGRYRPLKTAPTLSAGWAFTGLSGDDLVETVEFFYPATVANWHRELRGTLDVDHWLETAERQTGIYDVVDELPREAVEWLTEACCVDSQCLRRREWQYEAGDDLDGDGGDGPFPCREPCSLVIAAARKWATLESEDEHTYELELTTSELNQLEELIDAVADGRTDEIREADVYDGANRYRARYLRAKRFDDEGGLEATRVDE